The Streptomyces phaeolivaceus genome has a window encoding:
- a CDS encoding zinc ribbon domain-containing protein, producing the protein MLRIDGRQHVKAGKEQGVTTGATIAEPVTATLETDSPEAPGPTAPPADGVLTFQRCRWCRTPNYRRSLCRACGSTDLVCERGSGRGVVVRRDITLHNTCFVTMEEGFSLFCKVTGAPPMGVVSGARVRVVSATEPPRQALPVVEFCGSTSAFHR; encoded by the coding sequence ATGCTGCGAATCGATGGCCGGCAACACGTCAAGGCCGGGAAAGAACAGGGGGTGACCACCGGCGCCACCATCGCCGAGCCGGTCACCGCCACCCTTGAGACGGATTCCCCCGAGGCTCCCGGGCCGACCGCACCACCGGCCGACGGCGTGCTGACCTTCCAGCGGTGTCGCTGGTGCCGTACTCCCAACTACCGCCGTTCGCTCTGCCGTGCCTGCGGCTCCACGGATCTGGTCTGCGAACGCGGCTCGGGCAGGGGAGTGGTCGTTCGCCGCGACATCACCCTGCACAACACCTGCTTCGTGACCATGGAGGAGGGGTTCAGCCTTTTCTGTAAAGTCACGGGGGCCCCGCCGATGGGAGTGGTGTCCGGGGCCCGGGTGCGCGTGGTGTCCGCCACCGAACCCCCGCGTCAGGCCCTTCCCGTCGTCGAGTTCTGCGGCTCCACGTCGGCCTTCCACCGCTGA
- a CDS encoding (2Fe-2S)-binding protein, giving the protein MNEITLRVNGTPHKVAVDDTTVLLDALRQRIGITSTREGCGVGACGACTVLADGTSVSSCLASAVRYDGVPLTTADGLAEDDPVVSSFVDSDAMQCGYCIPGFVLMTKELLAENPTPSDEEIADHLEGNICRCATYPEIIKAVRLAADRTAP; this is encoded by the coding sequence ATGAACGAGATCACTCTGCGGGTCAACGGCACACCGCACAAGGTCGCAGTCGACGACACCACGGTGCTGCTCGACGCGCTGCGCCAGCGGATCGGCATCACCAGCACACGCGAGGGGTGCGGTGTCGGCGCCTGCGGTGCCTGCACCGTCCTCGCCGACGGCACGAGCGTGTCCTCCTGCCTGGCCTCGGCCGTGCGGTACGACGGTGTCCCGCTGACCACCGCCGACGGGCTCGCGGAGGACGACCCCGTGGTCTCGTCCTTCGTCGACAGCGACGCGATGCAGTGCGGGTACTGCATCCCCGGTTTCGTGCTCATGACCAAGGAGCTGCTGGCGGAGAACCCGACGCCGAGCGATGAGGAGATCGCCGATCACCTCGAGGGCAACATCTGCCGCTGCGCCACCTACCCGGAGATCATCAAGGCCGTGCGGCTCGCGGCGGACAGGACCGCACCGTGA
- a CDS encoding xanthine dehydrogenase family protein molybdopterin-binding subunit, giving the protein MTKNLHTTPRAKTPPVEVEPAADEPDPRYGVGERRKRFDALGRVRGTIRYTGDEGIAPGTVFVGVHRSTMPHARIVAVHTEAALEIDGVLEVVTGSDLYKVLGDRIYTGPAFADQPCLAVDKTRFVGEAVAAVLATDLATARSAVDEISVEYEELPPVYDVEDALRGDSFVHEELRPSSVFADLAHLHGVRGTNVAYEYRQVLGDSAAEHARAATTVSATTWAPPTHHVPIELPSTTAWVDSGRLELLSTTQTPSYVRQTVSDLLDLPLSRVRIMTRPLGGSFGCKMYDRLEPLAAALAWTTGRRVRIDATREEAFLLTTRHGAEVIGSMSADADGNIVAVSSDVRYDTGAFADVGPRIAAKSGLVAPGPYRIASVDVRSRCIYTNKVSAGPFRGFGVPQVTWSHETLVDELARELGEDPYLYRRRHLLREGDIATVGTKMHSADFLTCIDEVTKAIGWDKPTPQGDGRWVHGKGVAVGMKAVLTPTIANATLNLNQDGSATLLISTVDMGQGSDTIMSQIAGEVLCLDSRRIHVVRADTDATPYDTITAGSRSTYHTGNAVRLVAEAMRTKLLGFAAEQWGVPARELVLDARGVTHKKSDKLVTLPELVRAKFGARGATVTTSENFTSWWVPYDHDTGLSEKVTEHWFAGAAAVRIAVDTYTGRIRTQHLAIAGDVGRAINPTLVEQQLTGAAVMGIGHTLFDELVFDQGQITNATLLDYQLPSIKDVPEKMTPIIVESAHREGPFGAKGVGETTILPIAPAYAGAVRDACGVRITTLPLTPERVLHHLAASENARKAKR; this is encoded by the coding sequence GTGACTAAGAACCTCCACACCACACCGCGCGCCAAGACCCCGCCCGTCGAGGTGGAGCCCGCTGCCGACGAGCCCGATCCCCGCTACGGCGTCGGCGAGCGCCGCAAGCGGTTCGACGCACTCGGCCGGGTGCGCGGCACCATCCGCTACACCGGTGACGAAGGCATCGCGCCCGGCACCGTGTTCGTCGGCGTCCATCGCAGCACGATGCCCCACGCCCGGATCGTGGCCGTGCACACCGAGGCGGCCCTCGAGATCGACGGTGTACTGGAGGTGGTCACCGGCAGCGACCTGTACAAGGTGCTCGGTGACCGCATCTACACGGGCCCCGCCTTCGCCGACCAGCCGTGCCTCGCGGTCGACAAGACCCGCTTCGTCGGCGAGGCGGTCGCGGCGGTGCTCGCCACCGACCTCGCGACCGCCCGCTCCGCCGTCGACGAGATATCCGTCGAGTACGAGGAGCTGCCACCCGTATACGACGTCGAGGACGCGCTGCGCGGCGACTCGTTCGTCCACGAAGAGCTGCGCCCGAGCTCGGTGTTCGCCGACCTCGCCCACCTGCACGGCGTGCGGGGCACGAACGTCGCCTACGAGTACCGGCAGGTGCTCGGCGACTCGGCCGCCGAGCACGCGCGGGCCGCGACGACCGTCTCCGCGACGACCTGGGCGCCGCCCACCCATCACGTGCCCATCGAGTTGCCGTCGACGACGGCGTGGGTCGACAGCGGCCGGCTGGAGTTGCTCTCCACCACCCAGACACCGTCGTACGTCCGGCAGACGGTTTCGGATCTGCTGGACCTGCCACTGTCCCGCGTGAGGATCATGACACGGCCGCTGGGCGGCAGCTTCGGGTGCAAGATGTACGACCGTCTGGAGCCGCTGGCCGCAGCCCTGGCCTGGACCACGGGCCGCCGGGTCCGGATCGACGCGACCCGTGAGGAAGCGTTCCTGCTGACCACTCGGCACGGTGCCGAGGTGATCGGCTCGATGTCCGCGGACGCCGACGGCAACATCGTGGCCGTGAGCTCCGACGTGCGGTACGACACCGGTGCCTTCGCCGACGTCGGACCGCGGATCGCCGCCAAGTCGGGCCTGGTCGCGCCCGGGCCCTATCGGATCGCGAGCGTCGACGTGCGGTCACGCTGCATCTACACGAACAAGGTCTCGGCCGGCCCGTTCCGCGGCTTCGGCGTCCCCCAGGTCACGTGGTCGCACGAGACCCTCGTCGACGAGCTCGCCCGCGAACTCGGGGAGGACCCCTACCTCTACCGCCGGCGCCATCTCCTGCGCGAGGGCGACATCGCCACCGTCGGTACGAAGATGCACAGCGCCGACTTCCTCACCTGCATCGACGAGGTCACCAAGGCGATCGGGTGGGACAAGCCCACACCGCAGGGCGACGGCCGGTGGGTGCACGGGAAGGGCGTCGCCGTGGGCATGAAGGCGGTCCTCACGCCGACCATCGCCAACGCCACGCTCAACCTCAACCAGGACGGCTCCGCGACACTGCTGATCAGCACGGTCGACATGGGCCAGGGCAGCGACACGATCATGTCGCAGATCGCCGGCGAGGTCCTCTGCCTCGACAGCCGCCGCATCCACGTCGTCCGTGCCGACACCGACGCGACCCCCTACGACACGATCACCGCGGGAAGCCGCTCGACCTACCACACGGGCAACGCCGTGCGGCTCGTCGCCGAGGCGATGCGGACCAAGCTGCTGGGCTTCGCGGCCGAGCAGTGGGGCGTGCCCGCGAGGGAGCTCGTGCTCGACGCACGGGGCGTGACCCACAAGAAGAGCGACAAGCTCGTCACACTGCCCGAACTGGTGCGTGCCAAGTTCGGCGCCCGCGGGGCGACGGTCACCACCTCGGAGAACTTCACCAGCTGGTGGGTGCCCTACGACCACGACACCGGCCTGTCGGAGAAGGTGACCGAGCACTGGTTCGCCGGTGCCGCGGCCGTCCGGATCGCGGTCGACACCTACACCGGGCGGATCCGCACCCAGCACCTCGCGATCGCGGGCGACGTCGGCCGGGCCATCAACCCGACGCTGGTCGAGCAGCAGCTGACCGGCGCGGCGGTGATGGGCATCGGACACACGTTGTTCGACGAGCTGGTCTTCGACCAGGGTCAGATCACCAACGCGACGCTCCTGGACTACCAGTTGCCCTCGATCAAGGACGTGCCCGAGAAGATGACCCCGATCATCGTCGAGAGCGCGCACCGCGAGGGGCCGTTCGGCGCCAAGGGCGTCGGTGAGACCACCATCCTGCCGATCGCCCCGGCCTACGCCGGCGCGGTCCGCGACGCCTGCGGCGTCCGCATCACGACCCTGCCCCTCACGCCGGAGCGGGTGCTGCACCACCTCGCGGCCTCTGAGAACGCCCGGAAGGCGAAGCGATGA
- a CDS encoding MFS transporter yields the protein MAEIAAARTARAGTLTRTQRRSLFAANLGWLFDGFETYALILTAGVVLRQLDPSASATQVSFLTGVTISLTLLGWGFGGILGGIFADYFGRRRALLTSMVLYATFTGLTALSWSWTSFLVLRFITGFALGSEWGTGTALVAETWPKNARAKAAGLMQCGLGLGFFVASACWYFIAPLGADSWRYLFLIGVLPALFALWLRRKVPESEQWTAAHQRRRELRERGDDELTAGERSFTRLTLYQVLSDPKLRMLTILGSLMSLATTLGWWGVSTWVPAYVGSLASDSGQDAAAWASRAGMIYNVGAVAGYIAFGFLADRFGRRPAVLLYFGASLVLTPVLFLWTHDLRLIVLVLVVNGFFTLGQYTWMPVWLPEFYPTHLRATGAAFVFNAARFIAFLGPLTAGAIISRLGGYGIAATTVGLIYVLGLVVALFCPETKGKPLPE from the coding sequence ATGGCCGAAATCGCCGCCGCCCGAACCGCACGGGCCGGAACACTGACCCGCACCCAGCGCCGCTCCCTGTTCGCCGCCAATCTCGGCTGGCTTTTCGACGGGTTCGAGACCTACGCGCTCATTCTGACCGCCGGCGTCGTGCTGCGACAGCTCGACCCGTCCGCGTCGGCGACCCAGGTTTCCTTCCTCACTGGCGTGACCATCTCCCTCACCCTTCTCGGCTGGGGATTCGGCGGGATCCTGGGCGGGATCTTCGCCGACTACTTCGGCCGCCGCCGCGCACTGCTGACGTCGATGGTCCTGTACGCGACCTTCACCGGCCTCACGGCGCTGTCGTGGTCCTGGACCTCGTTCCTGGTGCTGCGGTTCATCACCGGCTTCGCGCTCGGATCCGAGTGGGGCACCGGCACCGCCCTGGTCGCCGAGACCTGGCCGAAGAACGCGCGGGCGAAGGCCGCCGGCCTGATGCAGTGCGGACTGGGACTCGGCTTCTTCGTCGCCTCGGCATGCTGGTACTTCATCGCCCCTCTCGGCGCCGACTCCTGGCGCTACCTCTTCCTGATCGGCGTGCTGCCCGCGCTGTTCGCTTTGTGGCTGCGGCGGAAGGTGCCCGAGTCGGAGCAGTGGACCGCCGCACATCAACGCCGACGCGAGCTGCGCGAGCGTGGCGACGACGAACTGACCGCGGGGGAGCGGTCCTTCACCCGGCTGACCCTGTACCAAGTGCTGTCCGACCCGAAGCTGCGCATGCTGACGATCCTCGGCTCGCTCATGTCCCTGGCCACCACACTCGGCTGGTGGGGCGTCTCCACCTGGGTGCCGGCCTACGTCGGTTCCCTCGCGTCCGACTCCGGGCAGGACGCCGCCGCCTGGGCGAGCCGGGCAGGCATGATCTACAACGTCGGCGCGGTCGCCGGCTACATCGCCTTCGGTTTCCTCGCCGACCGGTTCGGCCGGAGACCCGCGGTCCTGCTGTATTTCGGCGCCTCGCTCGTGCTCACCCCGGTGCTGTTCCTGTGGACGCACGATCTCCGGTTGATCGTGCTCGTCCTCGTCGTGAACGGGTTCTTCACCCTGGGCCAGTACACCTGGATGCCGGTGTGGCTGCCCGAGTTCTACCCGACGCACCTGCGGGCGACCGGTGCGGCGTTCGTGTTCAACGCCGCGCGCTTCATCGCGTTCCTCGGCCCACTGACCGCGGGCGCCATCATCTCCCGGCTCGGCGGCTACGGGATCGCGGCCACCACCGTCGGTCTCATCTACGTGCTGGGGCTCGTCGTCGCGCTCTTCTGCCCCGAGACCAAGGGCAAACCCCTGCCTGAGTGA
- a CDS encoding NADPH-dependent FMN reductase: MPTRILALVGSLRSGSHNRQLAEAAVTHAPVGVEVQIFEGLAELPFYNQDIDTPGNVPAADALRAAAGAADALLLCAPEYNGAMPALLKNAIDWLSRPYGQGAISGKPVGVIGAAHGQYGGVWAQDDARKVAGIAGGAVVEGIKLAVPFSGDRFDATHAAKDQEIAESMPRILTALADVCLTDA, from the coding sequence ATGCCCACCCGGATTCTCGCTCTGGTCGGAAGCCTTCGGTCCGGCTCGCACAACCGGCAGCTCGCTGAAGCGGCCGTCACGCACGCACCCGTCGGCGTCGAGGTGCAGATCTTCGAAGGACTGGCCGAACTCCCCTTCTACAACCAGGACATCGACACGCCGGGGAACGTTCCCGCCGCCGACGCGCTGCGCGCCGCGGCCGGGGCCGCCGACGCCCTCCTGCTGTGCGCACCCGAGTACAACGGCGCGATGCCGGCCCTGCTGAAGAACGCCATCGACTGGCTCTCACGTCCCTATGGCCAGGGCGCCATCAGCGGGAAGCCGGTCGGCGTCATCGGCGCCGCCCACGGACAGTACGGCGGCGTGTGGGCCCAGGATGATGCCCGCAAGGTTGCGGGCATCGCCGGTGGAGCTGTCGTCGAGGGCATCAAGCTCGCCGTGCCCTTCTCCGGAGACCGCTTTGACGCCACCCACGCGGCCAAGGACCAGGAAATCGCCGAATCCATGCCCCGGATACTCACCGCCCTGGCAGACGTCTGCCTGACGGACGCCTGA
- a CDS encoding FAD binding domain-containing protein produces the protein MTAVRVHRPESLEEATSLLGELDDVMVYGGGTAIQILRKQGLLFTEDFVDIGRVPGLRDLTATADGLTVGALVPLRRVETDPQVRRLAPLAAETYGQAAHPRVRNTASSGGNIAHGDYRLDPPTALVVLDATVHLASAAGTREVSIREFFTDFQETAVEHGELITAITVPRQPEGARGSFAKMRSLSEHDWPCASAAVLAVPDGDFVEIRIGLGAVAPTTVYLAYDLTPDMDEQQAVEAAIDIANSAMDPIADIRGSASYKAHLGRVAVEEAVRRSLKELPRD, from the coding sequence GTGACCGCCGTCCGCGTCCACCGCCCGGAGTCCCTCGAAGAGGCGACCTCCCTGCTCGGCGAGCTGGACGACGTGATGGTCTACGGCGGTGGCACCGCCATCCAGATCCTGCGCAAGCAGGGCCTGCTCTTCACGGAGGACTTCGTCGACATCGGGCGGGTTCCCGGTCTGCGCGACCTCACCGCCACCGCCGACGGCCTCACCGTCGGAGCACTGGTGCCCCTGCGCCGGGTGGAGACCGATCCGCAGGTGCGGCGGCTCGCTCCGCTCGCTGCCGAGACCTACGGGCAGGCCGCCCATCCCCGGGTCCGCAACACTGCGAGCTCGGGTGGCAATATCGCCCACGGCGACTACCGGCTCGACCCGCCGACCGCGCTGGTCGTCCTCGACGCCACCGTCCACCTCGCCTCCGCCGCGGGCACGCGTGAGGTGTCGATCCGTGAGTTCTTCACCGACTTCCAGGAGACCGCCGTCGAGCACGGCGAACTGATCACGGCCATCACCGTGCCGCGCCAGCCCGAGGGCGCGCGGGGAAGCTTCGCCAAGATGCGCAGCCTCAGCGAGCACGACTGGCCCTGCGCCTCCGCAGCGGTCCTCGCGGTCCCCGACGGTGACTTCGTCGAGATCCGGATCGGACTGGGGGCCGTAGCCCCCACGACCGTCTACCTGGCCTACGACCTCACGCCGGACATGGACGAGCAGCAGGCCGTCGAAGCCGCCATCGACATCGCGAACTCCGCGATGGACCCGATCGCCGACATCCGGGGCAGCGCGTCGTACAAGGCGCACCTGGGCCGGGTCGCCGTCGAGGAGGCCGTCCGTCGCAGCCTGAAGGAGCTCCCCCGTGACTAA
- a CDS encoding MFS transporter: protein MGAIALGLSIMRGCVLLVEHVDWHVLFCTMAGIGLLVMALTMWVVPQSPPSAPGGLDLLGAVGLSAGLVALLLPISKGGDWGWASTITLGLFSAAVVILRSWGALDPSQTAAANGLNSLMRSIGTSVSSAVIGTVLAHP, encoded by the coding sequence ATGGGGGCCATCGCGCTGGGTCTCAGCATCATGCGCGGGTGCGTCCTGCTCGTCGAACACGTCGACTGGCACGTGCTCTTCTGCACCATGGCCGGCATCGGCCTGCTCGTCATGGCGCTGACGATGTGGGTGGTGCCGCAGTCCCCACCGTCTGCCCCGGGCGGCTTGGACCTGCTGGGTGCGGTGGGCCTGTCCGCCGGCCTGGTGGCGCTGCTGCTGCCGATCAGCAAGGGTGGCGACTGGGGCTGGGCGAGCACCATCACCTTGGGTCTGTTCAGCGCCGCGGTCGTGATCCTGCGGTCCTGGGGCGCCCTGGATCCCTCCCAGACAGCGGCGGCGAACGGTCTCAACAGCCTGATGCGCTCGATCGGCACCTCGGTGTCCAGCGCGGTCATCGGCACGGTGCTCGCCCATCCGTGA
- a CDS encoding PucR family transcriptional regulator, protein MAADPGMRVGSPRVGSPAVREDWLEQLRPDPAMPVPEPVADPELVDTVLRRLGPGAVAWAAQVGAEVAARLSEGIPPLGNDPTLPPATESITLSALLEMSGAGAVPAITDDAKRNITQCANGEITLEELVNGLRLGHACMSEVFLAACEQLAPLERRGASLRSVSARLFQHWDRFARTASEIYSQEHARFTASPAAARVRAVQDLLSRDEGSLAPRGGLIDEFEGVLQYSLQQVHQAVVLSHDGSGSSTVGAEDLRRLGYRIARASQSLQRLVHPAEDEVWVWLGGVGRGLEAVDPAVSLPGGVVVSVGGRGAGVAGFRTTLRQACEVRDLRARVSSPPALWRYRDLEVVLLMAADFPRARAFVAGRLDGLLGRDRQAAELRHTLKTYFDAHSSPNETARRLHIARNTVSARVHKAAECLGRDFAGDIFDLHAALVLADVFGDEILCQG, encoded by the coding sequence ATGGCTGCTGACCCGGGCATGCGCGTCGGATCTCCGCGCGTCGGATCTCCGGCGGTGCGTGAGGACTGGTTGGAGCAACTCCGTCCCGACCCCGCAATGCCCGTTCCGGAACCCGTGGCCGACCCGGAACTGGTCGACACCGTGCTCCGCCGCCTCGGACCGGGTGCTGTCGCCTGGGCCGCGCAGGTCGGCGCCGAGGTCGCCGCACGGCTCTCGGAGGGCATCCCGCCCCTCGGCAACGACCCCACCCTGCCCCCGGCCACGGAGTCGATCACGCTCAGCGCCCTGCTGGAGATGAGCGGGGCCGGCGCCGTTCCCGCGATCACCGACGACGCGAAGCGCAACATCACCCAGTGCGCGAACGGTGAGATCACCCTGGAGGAACTGGTCAACGGCCTCCGGCTCGGGCACGCCTGCATGTCCGAGGTGTTCCTGGCCGCCTGTGAGCAACTGGCTCCCCTTGAGCGCCGGGGGGCCTCCCTCCGCTCCGTGTCCGCACGGCTTTTCCAGCACTGGGACCGGTTCGCCAGGACGGCTTCGGAGATCTACAGCCAGGAGCACGCCCGCTTCACGGCCAGCCCGGCGGCCGCACGCGTACGAGCCGTACAGGACCTCCTCTCGCGGGACGAGGGAAGTCTCGCCCCGCGCGGCGGCCTGATCGACGAGTTCGAGGGCGTGCTGCAGTACTCGCTCCAGCAGGTTCACCAGGCCGTTGTGCTCTCCCATGACGGCAGCGGTAGCTCTACGGTCGGCGCCGAGGACCTGCGGAGGCTCGGCTACCGGATAGCGAGGGCGTCGCAGTCCCTCCAGCGCCTCGTGCATCCGGCGGAAGACGAGGTCTGGGTGTGGCTGGGCGGTGTCGGCAGAGGGCTCGAAGCCGTCGACCCGGCGGTGTCCCTGCCGGGCGGGGTCGTGGTCTCCGTCGGAGGACGCGGGGCCGGGGTCGCCGGTTTCCGGACGACCCTCCGGCAGGCGTGCGAGGTCCGTGACCTGCGCGCGCGGGTGAGCAGCCCACCCGCTCTGTGGCGCTACCGGGACTTGGAGGTCGTGCTGCTCATGGCAGCCGACTTCCCGCGCGCACGCGCCTTCGTGGCCGGCCGACTCGACGGGCTGCTCGGGCGGGACCGGCAGGCGGCCGAGCTTCGGCACACCCTGAAGACCTACTTCGACGCGCACTCGAGCCCGAACGAGACGGCGCGGCGGCTGCACATCGCGCGGAACACCGTATCGGCCCGCGTGCACAAGGCCGCAGAGTGCCTGGGGCGCGACTTCGCCGGCGACATCTTCGACCTGCACGCCGCGCTCGTGCTCGCCGACGTCTTCGGCGACGAGATCCTGTGCCAGGGCTGA
- a CDS encoding CoxG family protein produces MKLASSFTIPAAADKVVTLFLDPTTMSSCIPGCEELVQTDETHYKGSLVNEVAHVRFKAGFTAEITSLTMSENSAQPAVVKAVLRGEDRRLGSTIRMDATLTVTPQGATGDTSEVSYEFELGIRGKLGRLGESVIRRRTAEVEKHFAEALTAICTGRPVPQSGKGEGDKKLRAVPATQPVDSGGLTTAPVPQPAGAARFAVAPVEEQPRQNWLVLGLAVAASFAYGILVGGRKGGRR; encoded by the coding sequence ATGAAACTAGCGTCCTCGTTCACGATTCCAGCCGCAGCCGACAAGGTTGTGACCCTGTTCCTCGACCCGACCACGATGAGTTCCTGCATTCCGGGGTGCGAGGAACTGGTCCAGACCGACGAAACCCACTACAAGGGCAGCCTCGTCAACGAGGTCGCCCACGTGCGGTTCAAGGCAGGCTTCACAGCGGAGATCACCTCCCTGACGATGTCCGAGAACTCAGCGCAGCCGGCGGTGGTGAAGGCCGTCCTGCGCGGTGAGGACCGCCGTCTGGGCAGCACCATCCGGATGGATGCGACGCTCACCGTGACCCCGCAGGGTGCCACCGGTGACACATCCGAGGTGAGCTACGAGTTCGAGCTCGGTATCCGGGGCAAGCTGGGCCGACTCGGCGAGTCAGTGATCCGCCGCCGCACCGCGGAGGTGGAGAAGCACTTCGCCGAGGCCCTCACCGCCATCTGCACCGGCCGCCCGGTGCCGCAGAGCGGGAAGGGCGAGGGGGACAAGAAGCTCCGCGCAGTCCCGGCCACCCAGCCGGTCGACTCAGGCGGCCTGACGACGGCCCCGGTGCCGCAGCCGGCCGGCGCAGCCCGGTTCGCCGTGGCTCCGGTCGAGGAGCAGCCGCGCCAGAACTGGCTCGTGCTCGGCCTCGCCGTCGCCGCGTCGTTCGCCTACGGCATCCTGGTCGGCGGGCGCAAGGGCGGCCGCAGGTGA
- a CDS encoding quinone oxidoreductase family protein, with product MGVTSPGAAPGITVRAGVLEEYRTAPVVRSRALPPTPPGHTLIRTLAAPISRLDLLCASGRAYLGAPALPYVPGVQGVGAVVGPAGDAGGLVWFRTWAGMAPGDGALSEVVAVPDEDVFPVVNDVDPGLLAALGLSAVAALMAMTWTGGLVAGESVLVLGGGGVVGQSAIQLARARGVKRVVALCRSDRSMAAARSLGADCVQMRDDESPAELAARINELSSDPFDLVLDGLWGEPAAAAMLCLRPRGRLVNLGATAGDQAVFASSVVRGGARQILGYSNNDLSREQLLAALDEIGELAAAGRLEVAFERVPLDRLPEAWSAQKTGTASARQVVTFGP from the coding sequence ATGGGAGTGACCAGCCCGGGCGCGGCACCCGGCATCACGGTCCGCGCCGGTGTCCTGGAGGAGTACAGGACCGCGCCGGTGGTCCGGTCCCGGGCCCTGCCACCGACCCCGCCGGGACACACGCTGATCCGCACGCTCGCGGCGCCGATCAGCCGACTGGATCTGCTCTGCGCCTCCGGTCGGGCGTACCTCGGCGCGCCCGCGCTGCCGTACGTTCCGGGCGTGCAGGGCGTCGGTGCGGTCGTCGGCCCGGCCGGGGACGCGGGCGGCCTGGTCTGGTTCCGCACCTGGGCCGGCATGGCGCCGGGCGACGGCGCCCTCAGCGAAGTGGTGGCCGTGCCGGACGAGGACGTGTTCCCGGTGGTCAACGACGTCGACCCCGGGTTGCTCGCGGCCCTGGGCCTGTCCGCGGTCGCCGCTCTGATGGCGATGACCTGGACGGGTGGACTGGTCGCCGGTGAGTCGGTCCTGGTGCTGGGCGGCGGCGGTGTGGTCGGGCAGTCCGCGATCCAGCTCGCCCGGGCACGCGGCGTGAAACGCGTCGTGGCGCTCTGCCGCTCCGACCGGAGCATGGCTGCGGCCCGGTCCCTGGGTGCCGACTGCGTGCAGATGCGGGACGACGAGAGCCCCGCCGAGCTGGCGGCCCGGATCAACGAGCTTTCGAGCGACCCGTTCGACCTCGTGCTCGACGGGCTGTGGGGGGAACCGGCAGCGGCCGCCATGCTGTGTCTGCGGCCGCGGGGGCGTCTGGTGAATCTCGGCGCCACGGCCGGTGACCAGGCGGTCTTCGCCTCGTCCGTCGTACGCGGAGGTGCCCGGCAGATCCTCGGCTACTCCAACAACGACCTGTCCCGCGAGCAGCTGCTGGCCGCGCTCGACGAGATCGGCGAGCTCGCGGCGGCCGGCCGCCTGGAGGTCGCCTTCGAGCGGGTCCCGCTCGACCGGCTGCCGGAGGCCTGGTCCGCACAGAAGACCGGTACCGCGTCCGCGCGGCAGGTCGTGACGTTCGGTCCGTAG
- a CDS encoding alpha/beta fold hydrolase: protein MILERPWGSMHYLDEGSGPLVVLLHPLAEAGELWRRWIDELTPRFRVVAPDARGHGDSVWDGTEFSVPDLAADVAALVDHLGAGPARVAALSMGGCTAVALAVRHPHLVHSLVLADTTADYGPGKETAWGERAAKAITVPREQQLAFQVDRWFSPRFLKQDPAEVERISRIFTRTDSPAHAAACRALRAYDDSARLGEITAPTLVLVGEDDYATPPVMAEALHAGIAGSRLQVLPEVRHLSLVESPQARALASEHLAP, encoded by the coding sequence GTGATCCTGGAACGCCCCTGGGGCTCCATGCACTACCTCGACGAAGGATCCGGTCCGCTCGTCGTCCTGCTCCACCCCCTCGCCGAGGCCGGTGAGTTGTGGCGCCGATGGATCGACGAACTGACGCCGCGTTTCCGGGTCGTCGCACCGGACGCCCGCGGGCACGGCGACTCCGTGTGGGACGGCACCGAGTTCTCGGTCCCTGATCTCGCCGCCGACGTCGCGGCCCTCGTCGACCACCTCGGCGCCGGGCCGGCCCGGGTCGCAGCGCTCTCCATGGGCGGTTGCACGGCGGTGGCCCTCGCGGTGCGCCATCCCCACCTCGTGCACAGCCTGGTGCTGGCCGACACGACCGCCGACTACGGCCCGGGCAAGGAGACTGCCTGGGGCGAGCGGGCGGCAAAGGCCATCACGGTCCCACGCGAGCAGCAACTCGCCTTCCAGGTCGACCGCTGGTTCTCACCACGCTTCCTCAAGCAGGACCCGGCCGAGGTCGAACGTATCTCCCGGATCTTCACCCGGACCGACTCCCCGGCGCACGCCGCGGCCTGCCGGGCCCTGCGCGCCTACGACGACTCCGCACGGCTCGGGGAGATCACGGCCCCCACCCTGGTGCTCGTCGGTGAGGACGACTACGCCACCCCGCCGGTTATGGCCGAGGCCCTGCACGCCGGCATCGCCGGATCGCGACTCCAGGTGCTTCCCGAGGTCCGGCACCTCAGCCTCGTGGAGAGCCCGCAGGCCCGGGCACTGGCCAGCGAGCACCTCGCCCCGTGA